The sequence agttgtttgatttttCTTATCAATATTTTCTTTAACGTAGTTCGCAGACGATTATATTAGTTCAATGATTTATCTAATATACACTAAAAGATAGCTGTTGCGAGTTCCCAcgttataaaaataataataataattgttacataatcatgtatatatatgatgtCGCAAAGTTAATTGGAAGAAGCCAATTCCCATCACTTTCGTTTTGAGCATCCTTGGCCGATACATTTAATACACTGAAAATCCAAGCAACCACCCACCCGTATaccatataatataatataatcacAAAAGAAGAAGGTTCGTGATTTGAAAATGGTGGGGACCCTCGCTCTAAATAGATCGTTGAACATAATTGGTTGAGCTAGGCATGGGATATTTTCAACTTGGTGGTTACAAAACATTAATATTGATTTGTGTTGTCGATCATATAAAGAAAATCTACCCATCAATCTTCCAACATTGTTATATATGTTTGGTGAAACTGCTAACTTTTTCTATTAGTTGTTTTAAAAAGTGTGGTTTTGGTGAAGTAACTTTGATTTGTTTGTCTTATTTCATCAGCGTGTTGACGTCATATTGACGAAAAAATAACGTTATTTTGACATGACAttgaaaattacaaatttatttCATGCCACATTACGgttggaccaaaatccaaaaattaatacgtACGTGatgtaccaaaaccaaaattcGAAAACAACCAAAACTTAAAagtgaaaattgttttttttatcctATAAATTTGTTTCTTGCGCCATGTAatcaaaattttagttttagtttcttatttttatttttcaaagacAATTTTAGTTTTTCTTCTCCATTACCAAATGCATTTATGATGTGATGTAATTATGATGTGATGTAATTATGTGTATAATGTCACATCaacaatataaataaaaaaaactaaaattgccaaaaaaaaaatacataattaaaactaaaatttaataacataaattaccaaaattttaaaaaaaatgaaaaaaattataagatCAAAATACACAACCGTTTTCACAACATTAAAATGAGATAATTAAGTTGggcttatattatatatatatatatatatatatctcctTGTCTCGTTGCAATCCATTCCATacacaataataatatttgATGGATCTTGAATTATTAGTTAATAATAATATGGATCTCTTCAATATGGCTACTATCTTCACTCTCTTCCTCTTGGTATTCCCCTTGCTCAAGCTCCTACACTGGCTGTTCGGGGATCGAGAGGAGGATTGCTGCTACATGCTCAACTACGAGTGCTACAAACCCACCGCCGACTCAAGAAAAGTCGACACCGAATCGTCTTGCCGAGTGGTGCTTCGCAACAAGAAACTGGGATGGGAAGAGTACAAGTTCTTGTTGCAAACCATGGTCAACTCCGGCATCGGCGAGGAGACCTACAGCCCGCAGAACGTGATCGACGGGAAAGAAGATTGCCCGGATTTACGCGACTCCATCGACGAGCTGGATGACATCTTCTTCTCCACACTCGACCAAGTCTTCAAGAAATCCGGTGTCTCCCCGCAAGAAATCGACGTACTAGTCGTGAACGTGTCCCTTCTTTCCCCCGAGCCGTCTCTGGCGGCCCGGATCATCAACCGGTACAAGATGAGAGAAGATGTTAAGGCTTACAATCTCTCCGGGATGGGCTGCAGTGCCAGCCTGATCGCCATCGACCTTGTCCGACAGGTTTTCAAGGTCCAGAAACAAGCTTTTGGTATAGTGGTAAGCACTGAGTCGCTGGGACCCAACTGGTATTGCGGGAAAGAGAAGTCCATGATGCTTTCCAACTGCCTGTTCCGTTCGGGCGGGTGTTCCATGCTTTTCACCAACAACCCGGATCTTAAAAACCGGGGGAAATTCAAGCTGAAGACTCTGGTGAGGACCCATTTCGGTTCGGACGACGAAGCGTACGAATGTTGCATTCAAGTGGAGGATGACAAAGGATACAGAGGGTTTCGGCTGACGAAGAAGCTGACGAAAGCGGCGGCCAAGGCTTTCATCATAAACTTGAAAGTGTTGCTGCCAAAAATATTGCCGCCGTGGGAGATAGTTCGTTATGTTGTGGTTTCTCTGCGATGGGGTAAGCAGAAGAATCCCATGCTGGAAGGTGTTGGGCAAGGGTTGAATCTCAAGTCTGGTGTGGAACACTTTtgcattcatcctggtggcaggtCATGTCATCATGAATAATTAGTTATAATAATTGCTTGCACATCgaaaaaacattaattatataTGATGTGACGTCTGTGATAtataatgatgatgatgttgGCATGTGATATATTATATGGTGCAGGGCGGTAATAGATGGAGTGGGGAAGAGCCTGGGGCTGAGCCAATACGACCTGGAGCCGGCTCGGATGACACTGCATCGATTCGGAAACACGTCGGCGGGTGGGCTGTGGTATGTTCTTGGGTACATGGAGGCG comes from Henckelia pumila isolate YLH828 chromosome 4, ASM3356847v2, whole genome shotgun sequence and encodes:
- the LOC140864108 gene encoding 3-ketoacyl-CoA synthase 19-like, giving the protein MDLELLVNNNMDLFNMATIFTLFLLVFPLLKLLHWLFGDREEDCCYMLNYECYKPTADSRKVDTESSCRVVLRNKKLGWEEYKFLLQTMVNSGIGEETYSPQNVIDGKEDCPDLRDSIDELDDIFFSTLDQVFKKSGVSPQEIDVLVVNVSLLSPEPSLAARIINRYKMREDVKAYNLSGMGCSASLIAIDLVRQVFKVQKQAFGIVVSTESLGPNWYCGKEKSMMLSNCLFRSGGCSMLFTNNPDLKNRGKFKLKTLVRTHFGSDDEAYECCIQVEDDKGYRGFRLTKKLTKAAAKAFIINLKVLLPKILPPWEIVRYVVVSLRWGKQKNPMLEGVGQGLNLKSGVEHFCIHPGGRAVIDGVGKSLGLSQYDLEPARMTLHRFGNTSAGGLWYVLGYMEAKKRLKKGDRIFMISFGAGFKCNNCVWEVMRDLDDPNVWEDCIDMYPPKTLVNPFTDKYGWINDQHLSFFRLEDCIFASDIINP